The segment GTTTCAATGCCGATCTCCTGGGAGGAAGTAGAGCAGCGCAGTATTCATCCATATCAATTTACTATGACTAATGTTTTGGACCAGATAAGAGAAAGGGACACGCTTTTTCAGGGTGTACTCACCAAAAGACAGAAACTGCCGCCGATTCATTAGCATGAATTTTTTTCAATAAGAAGGAAATTGCCCTTCTACCCCGAAAGCATTGAAAAAAGGTTTTCGGGATGGGGAGCGTTTATGAAGGATATTTGTTGGCTGGGTTTAAGTCAAGTACCGGGTTTTGGTCCGAGGTCATTAAAGCAGCTTCTGCAGGAATTCAGCAGTGTTGAAGAGTTATGGACATGTTCTGCTGAACTGTTGCGCCAAACAGCAATATCTCAGGCGCAGATTGAAACCTTTTTGCAGTTCCGAAAGAATTTTGACCCGCACAGGGAGACTGCACTGCTTTTAGAAAACGGAATTTATTTTATCCATCTTGATCATCCCGATTACCCGGAAAGGCTGACATGGCTTTACGACCCACCACTGGTGCTTTACTACCGTGGGGATATTACTATATTAAAGGATGAGACAATCGGGGTGGTTGGTTCCCGCAGGGCCACTGCGTATGGTGCAAAGGTGGCCTATAACTTAGCGTCTGACCTAGCATCCAGTGGGTTAGTTATTGTCAGTGGAATGGCTCGTGGCATTGATACAGCAGCTCATAAGGGCGCTCTAGGTGCCCAGGGCAAGACTGTAGCGGTTTTGGGTTCAGGCGTGGATATTTGCTATCCTAAACAAAATAAAGAGATTTATCAGGAAATTTGCACCAAAGGTTTGGTAATATCGGAATTTCCTCCTAATACTCCTCCCGAAGCGAGGAATTTTCCTATTCGGAACCGAGTTATTAGTGGTTTGAGTTCTGGAGTAGTAGTGGTAGAGGCTGCAGAAAAAAGTGGTAGTTTGATTACGGCTGATCTGGCCTTGGAACAGGGGAAAGACGTCTTTGCGGTACCTGGTCCGGTTAACAGTGCCAATAGTGTTGGCACTAACAGATTATTAAAGCAAGGGGCACTTCTAGTCGAAGACGCTGATGATGTACTAAATCAATTGGGTTTCAGCAGCGGCCTGTGGAAGAATAATGCTCCGGGTAAAAAAGGAGTTCTACTTACCGCTGAGGAAGAAGAAATAATATCTTTGCTTTGCGGCGGACCAATACATCTTGAACAACTGGCGGGAGATATAGGCCATTCTATGGAACGTCTACAGTCGTTACTATTGTTTCTTGAAGTAAAGGGATTGGTTAAGAAGTTGCCAGGCAGTTATTATCAGGCGATTTAATAATTTTTAACAAATAGTTATAATTAACCTTATCCATGTTTATAATGATTAACGACATTTAATCGTAAGAATTTGAGGTGAAGATTTTTGGCAAAGACACTTATAATTGTGGAATCGCCGGCGAAGGCAAAAACAATTTCCAAGTTTCTAGGAAGAAATTATACAGTAAAGTCCTCCATGGGGCATGTTAGAGATCTACCGCGCAGTCAATTTGGTGTAGACGTTGAACAAAGGTTTGAACCTAAGTATATCACCATTCGCGGTAAGGGCGAGTTATTAAAAGAACTTCGTCAAGCTGCAGAGAAAAGCGACAATATTTTGCTGGCTCCTGACCCGGACAGAGAGGGAGAGGCAATTGCCTGGCATTTGGCCCATGCGTTAAAGATGGAAATAGATCAAAACTGTCGCATCCAATTTAATGAGATTACAAAAGGTGCCGTAACTAATGCAGTGAAACATCCTCGAAAAATTAATTTTGATTTGGTGGATGCTCAACAAGCTCGAAGAATTCTGGACCGGTTGGTTGGCTACAATCTTAGTCCTTTGCTGTGGAGAAAAGTCAAAAAAGGATTAAGTGCTGGTAGGGTGCAATCAGTGACAGTTAGATTAATATGTGACCGTGAAGAAGAAATTAACGAATTCGAACCAGAAGAATATTGGACACTAGATGGCGTTTTTCAAGTTAAGACAGAAAAGCTAGAAGCTAAGTTAGCAAAGCTTGAAGGTAAAAATATTGAAATAAAATCCAGGCAGGATATGGAGCGAGTGCTTGCCGAATTGCAGGATTGTACCTATATTGTTGACGATATTAAGAAGCGGGATAAAAAGCGTAATCCTGTTCCACCTTATACCACCAGTAGCTTACAACAGGATGCTTACCGGAAATTGAATTATACTGCCAGAAAAACAATGCGTATTGCTCAACAATTGTATGAAGGTATTAATATTGGCAAAGAAGGTGCTGTGGGTCTTGTTACTTACATTCGTACGGATTCTACGCGCATTGCAGAGTCTGCTCAACAAGAGGTCCGGGACTATATCAAGGAAAGGTATGGAAGTAGATATATTCCGGAACAACCGCGCCAATTTGGTAACAAAAAATCTGCTCAAAACGCTCACGAGGCTATCAGACCAACAGATATAGGGCGTGTTCCGAAAGAAATCAAAGAATATTTGTCTCGGGATCAATATCGTTTGTACACTTTGATTTGGAAAAGATTTTTAGCCAGCCAAATGAGCTCTGCTCTGCTAGAAAGCACTACTGTACTGATTTCCGGCGGAAAATATCTATTTAAGGCAACGGGGTCAATTATCAAATTTGCCGGCTTTATGGAAATCTACATTGACGATGATGAAAGCATTCAAGAAAAATATGACTTGCTGCCCGAGGTTAACATAGGGGCCAAGCTCGAATTAGACCAATTAATTGATAAACAGCATTTTACTCAACCGCCGCCGCGCTATAGTGAGGCATCTCTGGTTAAAACTCTTGAAGAATTGGGTATTGGTAGGCCAAGTACCTATGCACCTACTATAGAGACCATTATATCTCGGGGTTATGTGGCACGTGAGGAAAAGCAGTTTCACCCCACTGAACTTGGCCTAGTGGTAGTACAGCTTTTAAAGGAATACTTTCCCGATATAGTGGATGCTGAGTTCACGGCTAGTTTAGAAACAGAATTGGATGAGGTTGAGGAAGGTCATAGGGACTGGCGTGACGTGATGGAATATTTTTATGGCCCATTCAAAGAGTTGCTTGATAAGGCAGAAGAAGAAATGGGTCAGGTGGAAATAGAAGATGAGGTATCTGATGTTCTATGCGAGAAATGTGGCCGCAATATGGTAATAAAATTTGGTCGTTACGGCAAATTTTTGGCTTGTCCCGGGTTTCCCGATTGTCGAAACACAAAACCACTTTTGGAAGAAATCGGTGTCAAATGCCCCCTTTGCGAGGGTAAGATTGTGGGACGACGCAGTAAAAAAGGACGTAAATTCTTTGGCTGCAGTAATTACCCTGACTGCAATTTTATTTCCTGGGCAAAGCCGGTGGAAGAGCGCTGCCCGGAATGTAATACATATATGGTGGAAAAGCAATCAAAGAAACATGGAACAAGGGTAGAGTGTGGAAATAAAGAGTGTACTTATCGCCGTCAAGTCAAAAAACAGGCCGAACAGTAGGAGTTGGAATTTTATGCAAATTACCGTAGTAGGCGCTGGACTAGCAGGAAGCGAAGCGGCTTGGCAAATAGCGAAGAAACAAATTCATGTAAAATTAGTTGAAATGAGGCCGAAGAAAATGACTCCGGCTCATAAAACAGACTTTTTTGGAGAATTGGTTTGCAGCAATTCTTTAAGAGGTACGAGTTTAACCAATGCAGTAGGCTTACTAAAAGAAGAACTGCGGGAAATGGACTCTTTAATCATGGCATGTGCGGACAAACACAGGGTTCCCGCTGGTGGAGCGTTGGCTGTGGACCGGGAAGCCTTTGCTAAGGAAATAACTGATAGAATTTGGGGCAACCCGTTTATAGATGTAGACTTAAGTGAAGAAATGGAAGTGCCGAAAGGGCCGGTTATTATCGCCACCGGGCCCTTAACATCAGAAAAGATGGCGTCGGCAATAAGTGTGTTGACCGGCGAAGAATATTTATACTTTTATGACGCAGCAGCCCCGATTGTCGCGGCTGAGAGCATTGATTACCAAAAAGCATTCCGAGCATCACGGTATGATAAGGGCGATGCAGATTACATTAATTGTCCCCTTGATCAAGACGAATATGCTCAATTCCATCAAGAGTTAATCAGTGCTGAACTGGCGCCAGTTAAAGAGTTTGAAAAGGAACGCTTTTTTGAAGGGTGTATGCCGGTGGAGCAGCTAGCTAAACGAGGATATCAGACACTTTTATTTGGCCCGATGAAGCCGGTGGGGTTAGTTGACCCGAAGAGGGGTAAGGAACCTTTTGCAGTGGTACAACTGCGGCAGGACGATCGGGCGGCTACATTGTATAATATAGTTGGATTTCAAACACATCTTAAATGGCCCGACCAAAAACGGATTTTCCGCCTGATACCGGGACTTGAACAAGCAGAATTTGTTAGATACGGGGTAATGCACCGCAATACATTTGTCAATTCACCACGGTTACTTAAAGAAACCATGCAGATGAGCGAAAAAGAAGAAATTTTTTTTGCTGGGCAGATTACTGGTGTTGAAGGCTATGTGGAGTCCACGGCAAGTGGTTTAGTAGCAGGACTGAACGCGTCATTGTTTGTCAGTGGCAAATCATTGTTATCTTTTCCTCAGGATACCGCTATTGGTGCTTTATGTGCTTATGCATCGGAGGCCAACGCTAATAAATTTCAACCTATGAATATTAACTTTGGTTTATTACCGCCTTTAGGGGAAAAAATAAAACCAAAGTCACGTAAAAACGAAATGCTGGCAGAAAGAGCATTAGCCAGTCTGGCGCAATTTAAGGCAGCTAAAGCTTTAACCTTTTAGTCACTGTTATAATGCTTGTCAGAAGCTTGTGAATATGTTAACATAATAATGTTTAGCTGGAGGATTATAGGGATGACTAGCATGGAGGAGGCATTAGATGCCTTCCAAATTTATTTAAAGGTACATAAAAATTGTTCGCCACTGACTAATATTGCCTACCAAAAAGACATTTTTCAGTTCAATCTTTTTACGGCAGATATTCTTAATAAAGAGCCTTCCCAAGTCAGGCCCTCCGAAATTGATTATCGTATTATCAGGCAGTTTCTATCTTGGTTAATACGAGGCGGTTGCAAGAAGACTACAGCGGCAAGGAAATTGGCCGCATTACGTTCATTCTTCCGCTATTTGAATCAGGAACAAGTGGTTGAAACGAATCCGGTTTTAATGATAAAGACTCCGAAACAGGACAAAAAGCTGCCATCCTTTTTATATTATGAAGAGGTCATTGAACTTTTGAAAGCGCCGGATGAAAGAAATGCTCTCGGCATTAGGGACAAAGCCCTACTAGAATTCATCTATTCATCCGGAGCTAGGGTAAGTGAAGTGGCATTACTAAAGTTAGACTCCGTAGACGTTTCTTTGGGGTATGTTAGGGTTATGGGGAAAGGGGCTAAGGAGCGTTTAGTCCCTTTCGGCAGCAAAGCTGCAGATGCTATTTCTACTTATTTAAAAGAAGCCAGGCCTAAATTAACCCTTTCAAGGTCCGGAGCCCTATTCGTTAACTATCGAGGAGATGCGCTAACTGTCAGGGGTATGCATTACATCGTGGACAAGTACGTAAAACAATTGGCGTTAGCCAAAAAAGTTTCGCCACACACATTACGTCACTCATTTGCTACGCACATGCTGGATCAAGGGGCGGATTTACGTGTGGTTCAGGAACTGCTAGGACATATTAGTTTATCTACTACACAAATTTATACTCATGTGACCAAAAAACGGTTAAAAGAAGTATATCAAAACACTCATCCACGAGCGTAAGGGGGGGAATTATGTTTCACGCCACAACAATTGTTGCAGTTAAAAAAAATGGCATAGTGGCCATGGCCGGCGACGGTCAGGTAACCTTTGGTGATAAGACGGTCATGAAACATGGTGCAAAGAAACTTCGCCGTTTATACAATGGTCAAGTAATTGCCGGATTCGCAGGATCTGTAGCCGATGCGTTATCATTGTTTGATATGTTTGAGAAAAAGCTTGAAGAGTACTATGGAGATTTAATTAGAGCGGCAGTAGAAATGGCCAAAGAGTGGCGCACCGATAGGGTTCTTCGTAAGCTTGAGGCATTATTGTTGGTGTCAAATAAAGACAATCTTTTAATAATTTCCGGCACCGGTGAGATTATTGAACCTGACGATGATATTGCTGCTATTGGATCTGGCGGTGCATATGCATTGGCTGCTGCTAGGGCACTGGTTAACAATACCAATTTACCTGCTGATATTGTAGTGAAAGAAGCGTTATTGACAGCGGCGTCTATATGTGTGTTTACTAATGATAACATTACTGTGGAGCAGCTAAAGGGGGGACGCTAATGGAAAATTTGACGCCTCGGGAAATAGTTCGGGAATTGGACAGGTTTATAGTGGGGCAGTCGGAAGCTAAGCGATGTGTAGCGGTAGCTTTAAGAAACCGATATCGGCGTAAAAGATTGCCCGAAGATATGCAAGACGAAGTATTACCAAAAAATATCATAATGATTGGGCCTACCGGTGTAGGCAAGACGGAAATTGCTAGGCGGTTGGCCAAACTGGTAGGAGCACCTTTCATCAAAGTTGAGGCTAGTAAGTTTACCGAGGTAGGTTATGTTGGGCGAGATGTGGAATCCATGGTCCGCGACTTGGTGGACACAGCAATAAGGATGGTAAGAAATGAAAAAATTGGCAGTGTTCTATTTGAAGCAGAAAAGCTTGCTGAAGACCGCATCTTAGATATTATGGCCCCCATGCCGCAAAACGATAAGCAGGAGAGTAATCCGTTGGAATTTTTCTTTCCCAACAAAAACAAACAGGAAAGTCAAGGGGATGAACTATACCAGCAGAGACTAAAAAGGGCTGAAGAAAAAAGAGATATCCTGAAAGAAAAGTTGAAACGATGCGAAATGGAGGATGAAACCATTGAGGTGGAGGTAAGCGATACTCGCCCACAGATGCTGGAGGTTTTCTCCGGATCAGGCATGGAAGAGCTAGGTATTAATCTTCAGGACATTTTAGGTGGGATGATGCCTAAGAACAAAAAAAGACGTCGAGTTAAGGTTAGAGAAGCCAGACAGATTTTATCTCAGGAAGAGGCTCAGAAATTGATAGATGTTGAAGAAGTCAATAATGAGGCAATTCATAGAGTTGAGCAAGAAGGAATTGTGTTTCTGGATGAAATTGATAAAATTGCTGGAAAAGATAGTTCCCAGGGGCCCGATGTGTCTCGGGAGGGGGTACAGAGGGACATTTTGCCAATAGTGGAAGGGTCAACGATAATGACTAAGTACGGTGCGGTGAAGACTGACCATATTCTTTTCATTGCCGCTGGAGCTTTTCATGTTTCCAAACCTACCGATTTAATTCCAGAACTACAGGGACGTTTTCCCATTAGAGTGGAGCTGGAAAGCCTCGATCAGGAGGATTTTTGCAGAATTCTGACTGAACCGCATAACTCTTTAATCAAACAATACATAGCACTTCTGGAAGTAGAAGGAATAAAAATTAACTTTAAAGAAGATGCTATTGCTAGTATTGCTAGTATTGCTTTTCAAGTAAATACACGTATGGAAAATATCGGTGCGAGGCGCTTACATACAATTTTAGAAAAATTGTTGGAGGAAATTTCTTTTAATGCTCCGGAATTTGGTACCAAAGAAGTTGTTATTGACAGTGCATATGTGGAAAACAAACTTGCTGGTATCGTAAAGGATCAGGATTTAGCTAGATATATCTTATAGATTTTTTAGGGGGATAGATAAAAAAATGAAAACACTGTTAGAAAAAACACGAAACATTAATAAGTTGCTGCAAAAAGCAGCGGGGAACCCTGTTGATTTTGAGGAAATGGCGACGGTACTATCGGAAAACATTAATGCAAATTGTTATATCGTAGGGCGGCACGGAAAAATATTAGGATATACTTTTATGGAAGGGTTTTCTTGTGCCATTATGGAAGATATAGTTACCAAATCCGAACGTTTTCCGGAAGAATATAATGAAGAATTATTGAGAACGCATGAGACAAAAGCCAACTTCAACCAGATTGCCAATGCATGTATTTTTGAAGAAGACCAATGCCTTTTTAATAATAAGTTGGTCACCATTGTTCCAATTAACGGAGGCGGACAAAGGTTAGGCACATTGGTACTAGCAAAATTCAATGTCCAGTTTACTAATGAAGATTTAATCCTAGCTGAATATGGGGCAACGGTTGTAGGCATGGAAATATTAAGGTCAAAGGCGGAGAGAGTGGAAGAAGAAGCAAGGAAAAAGGCGGCAGTGCACATTGCCTTGGGAACACTTTCATATTCAGAGATGGAAGCCGTGGACCATATTTTTGAGGAACTTGATGGTAGCGAAGGGGTATTAGTTGCCAGTAAAATTGCCGACCGGGCGGGCATTACCCGTTCTGTAATTGTGAATGCTTTACGCAAGTTTGAAAGTGCCGGGGTGATTGAATCGAAATCATTGGGCATGAAGGGCACCTATATTAGGGTTTTGAATGATAATTTATTAAATGAAATCAAAAAATTGAAGCATTAAATTCTAACTCGACATTTTCAACAAACTTTTCAAACATTAGCTTGTGGCCGGCAGAAAATTTTGCTATACTTATACATGGTGTCTAAAACACACGCTTTCGGGATTTCTTCGGGGGTGCCTACAAAAGGTTCCGAAGAAAGACGAACGAAGCGGAGGAAGAAAACCAAGGGAGGAGGTGTAACCGTGGGTGTGATTTCCATGAAACAATTATTAGAATCCGGGGTTCACTTTGGTCATCAGACCAGGCGCTGGAATCCTAAAATGGCTAAGTATATTTTTACTGAGCGTAATGGGATTTACATTATTGATTTGCAGAAAACCGTCCGCATGATTGAAGATGCGTACAATTTTGTTCGCGAAATAGTTGCAGATGGACAAAGTGTTCTCTTTGTCGGAACTAAAAAGCAGGCACAAGAGTCCATTCGTGATGAATCCGAACGTTGTGGCATGTATTTTGTAAACCAGCGTTGGTTGGGTGGCATGCTCACTAATTTTAAGACTATTCGTCTGCGGGTTGATAGACTGCATGAATTAGAGCGCATGGAAGCTGAAGGCATGTGGGATGTACTGCCTAAAAAAGAAGTTTCTCATTTGAATGGAGAAAAAGAAAAACTGGAGCGGTTTCTCGGTGGTATTAAGGACATGAAAAAACTACCTGGAGCACTGTTCATTGTTGATCCACGCAAAGAAAAAATTGCGGTAGCTGAGGCTCGTCGTATCGGTATTCCAATAATTGCTATTGTTGATACCAACTGCGATCCCGATGAGATCGATTACGTTATTCCTGGAAATGACGATGCTATCAGAGCAGTAAAACTGTTAACCAGTAAAATGGCTGATGCCGTTATTGAAGGGTCCAACAGTGTTGAGACTGAAGAGAAAGCTGAAGCAGATAATGCGGCTAAGGCGGTAGCAGAATAATTACAGCCCCTCCTTAGGAGGGGCACTATTTTAATGTAGAGAAATGAATAATTTCCTCGGACAAGATAAGCGATTACCTCAATGCGCCTAAGGCGATGAAATCGATTTTCTTGCTAATCGGAAGGGAGGATACAAATGATATCTGCAAAACTTGTTAAGGAATTGCGCGAAAGTACCGGTGCTGGGATGATGGATTGCAAAAAGGCACTGCAAGAAACTAATGGTGACTTGGACAAGGCCGCTGAATTCTTGCGCGAAAAGGGTTTGGCTGCTGCTGCTAAAAAGGCTGGGCGCGTTGCTTCTGAAGGTGTTGTAGAGTCTTACATACATGGCAACGGTCGTATTGGCGTATTAGTAGAAATTAATTGCGAAACTGATTTCGTGGCTAAAACCGACGATTTTAAAGAAATGGCCAGGAACATTGCCATGCAAGTTGCGGCAGCTAATCCTATGTATGTCAAAAGAGAGGACGTACCTAAGGAGCAGGTTGACAAAGAACGATCAATATTGAAAAGTCAGGCCTTAAACGAAGGAAAACCTGAAAAAATTGTTGAAAAAATGGTGGAAGGGCGCTTGGACAAGTTTTTTAAGGAAATATGCTTGTTAGAGCAGGAGTATATCAGAGACCCAGACAAAACAGTAGGGGATCTGATTACTGAGAAAATTGCTACCATTGGTGAAAATATAAGTATTCGCCGTTTCTCCCGATTTGAGCTTGGGGAGGGCATGGAGAAAAAAGAAGATGATTTCGCTGCCGAAGTGCAAGCTATGACGCAGCAAAAAGGCTAAGAGCACACTCGTTTGTGCTCTTTTTTAAAAAAAATAATGGCCGAATGAAAGGATTTTACTTGTTCGTGTAGAAAGAATTATTGTCATAAATGGAGGTAGGCCATTGATGAATGAGCCGAAGTATAAGCGTGTGGTGTTGAAACTTAGCGGTGAGGCATTGGCTGGAGGTAACGAATACGGCATCAGTCAAGAGACCTTAAATTCCATTGCTAAGCAGGTTGAACAGGTGAAAGATGCTGGTGTTGATGTAGCAATTGTTGTTGGCGGTGGAAACATTTGGCGTGGGGTTGCCGGCAGCGCTAAGGGGATGGATAGGGCTACAGCAGACTATATGGGTATGCTTGCCACGGTGATTAATTCCTTAGCACTGCAAGATGCTCTTGAAAACCATGGTGTAGATACGCGGGTACAAACCGCCATCGAGATGAGACAGATAGCAGAACCGTATATACGTCGAAAGTCAATTAGACACATTGAAAAAGGTAGAGTCGTGATTTTTGCGGCGGGTACTGGTAATCCGTATTTCTCTACTGATACTACTGCCGCTTTGCGGGCTGCAGAAGTTGAGGCCGAAGTAATTTTGATGGCTAAAAAGGTAGACGGTGTATTTGATTCAGATCCGGTCCAAAACCCTGGTGCGAAAATGTATAAAGAGCTAAGTTATATTGAGGTTTTAAATAAGGGTCTAGGGGTTATGGATTCAACAGCTGCTTCGCTGTGTATGGATAATAAAATTCCGCTGATAGTTTTTAATCTCAACCAAGAAGGTAATATTTTGAAAGCTGTTATGGGTAAGGCCATAGGAACTTATGTAGGGAGGTAATCCTGGTGGTTGAAAAAATCGTAAATGATGCCAAAAACAGGATGGATGGTGCTATTGAGGTTTTAAAGGGCGAACTGTCAACTCTGCGTGCCGGAAGGGCTAACCCAGCTCTGTTGGACAAGATTCAAGTGGAATATTATGGAGTACCTACACCGTTAAATCAAGTAGGTAATATCTCTGCACCAGAACCCCGCTTGTTGTTGGTACAGCCGTGGGATAAAAGTATCATAGGGGAAATTGAAAAAGCTATCTTAAAATCTGACCTCGGTCTTAATCCAAACAACGATGGTAACGTAATTCGTATTGCTATTCCCCAGCTAACTCAAGAAAGACGGCAAGAACTAGTGAAATTTGTTAAGAAAAAGGGAGAAGAAGCTAAGGTTAGTGTGCGAAACGTTCGTCGAGATGCAAACGAGCAGCTGAAAAAGGAAGAAAAAAACGGTGACATTTCTGAAGATGACTTGCGTGGAACATTAGATGACGTACAGGAGACAACTAATAAACATATAGAAATGATTGACCAGGTTGTTGAACATAAAGAAGCAGAAGTGATGGAAGTTTAGCTATGGTGCATATCTCCACAGTCGTGGCAATGACTCTTGATGAAGCAGAAAAAATATTATACAATGAAGATGTGCGTGTCAAGATTGTCCGGGCTGAACCGAAAAAGAAGTCATCCGGTGAGGGTGAACTGCGTGTAATTCGGCAGAGAGAAATCGGTGACAATCTTCACGAACTTATAGTCTCATATGAAAGTTATTCTCACAATTGAATTGAAAGGAGGTGGCAGCAGATGGCTATTAAGATTACCGAAGAATGCTTAGCATGCGGTACTTGTGCCGATGAGTGTCCTGTAGGTGCTATTATGGAAGGAGATGACATCTTCTCCATTAACGGTGATGAGTGCACTGAGTGTGCCACTTGTTTAGAGTCCTGCCCAACTGGCGCAATTATTGAAGAATAATATCTCGAACCCCCTCTAAATGAGGGGGTTTCATTAAATATATGGAGTTGTCTGTTAATGGTAATCGCCTCTACCCAGAGGTTGTTTGAGGGGTGCTCCTTATGGTTAAATCCCTTTTATCAGAATGGATATGCTATATTAAAGATTAGGATGGCGTAATGGCTGATGGCACAAGGAGGAACTATTGTGTTGTTTTTTAAAAAAGACAAGGAATCGGCTACCCAAATCGGCCCTGAAAATTTGGACAGCAGTTTACTGCCTAGACATGTAGCAATTATTATGGATGGTAATGGTCGATGGGCCCACGAAAAAGGACTGCCCAGAGCAGCTGGTCACCGGGCAGGGGTTGAATCCCTACGAGTTGCAGTAGAAACTTGCCGTGAATTAGGGATTTCCTATCTTACAGTTTATGCGTTTTCTACGGAGAACTGGAAGAGGCCAAAAGAAGAAGTCAGTGTGCTGATGAATCTATTAGTGGAATATTTACGTAAAGAGTTGCAGGAACTTCACAAAAACGGTATTAAAATCAACCCTATTGGTAAACTGGATGCTTTGCCGAAGGAGGCCCGTCGCGAACTGGAAATTGCTAGAAAAAAAACCTACAGAAACGATAGATTAGTGCTTAATGTCGCTCTAAACTATGGAGGACGATTAGAAATTGTAGAAGCTGTTCAGGCTTTGGCGGCAGACGTGGTTAATAATAAAATTGACCTAAAGTCCATAGATGAAAATGTGTTCGAAAGTTATTTATACACCCGCAACATGCCGGACCCAGAGTTATTGATTCGTCCTTCCGGTGAGCTTAGAGTTTCAAATTTTTTGTTATGGCAATTGGCTTATACAGAATTTTGGATTACCGATATTTATTGGCCAGATTTTCGCAAACCCCATTTTTATAAGGCGCTGTTCGAGTTTCAAAACCGGGACCGCCGTTTTGGAGGTATTAAAGACCGGAGTGATGCGTAATGCTTATTAACAGAATAATTACAGCATTAATAGGAATTCCCTTAGTTATTGCTACAGTCTTCAGCGGTGAATTATTCGCGTTGGCCCTATTGGTTGTAGCTATTCTAGCCTTGAATGAGTGGCTAATATTGACTAAGAATATTTACCGAAGCTATCCATTGGCTGCCTTTACTAGCATGTTGGGTATTATCTTGTCGGCTTATTATGGTAATTTTGGTGCCATGTTCACTGCTTTGATTTTATCCTTATTTTTTACGTTAATAGTTATGCTTCGTTATTACCCTGATGTCGACATTGGCGGCTTAATGCTTAGTTACTTTGGTGCAGTCTACAGCGGTATCGCCATATCATCTGTTTATTTACTTCGTCAGCAATGGGGTGTTTGGGCGGTCGTAGGTTTGTTAACGTTGATTTGGGTTACTGATAGCGGCGCATATTTCATTGGCAGGACTTGGGGAAATAGGAAACTTGCGCCTCAAATAAGCCCCAAGAAAACCTGGGGCGGTTTTTTTGGTGGTTTAGGTAGCGCGTTGGCGGTAGGAATGGTGTTTACATCTCTTTGGCAAATTTCCTT is part of the Metallumcola ferriviriculae genome and harbors:
- a CDS encoding isoprenyl transferase, which produces MLFFKKDKESATQIGPENLDSSLLPRHVAIIMDGNGRWAHEKGLPRAAGHRAGVESLRVAVETCRELGISYLTVYAFSTENWKRPKEEVSVLMNLLVEYLRKELQELHKNGIKINPIGKLDALPKEARRELEIARKKTYRNDRLVLNVALNYGGRLEIVEAVQALAADVVNNKIDLKSIDENVFESYLYTRNMPDPELLIRPSGELRVSNFLLWQLAYTEFWITDIYWPDFRKPHFYKALFEFQNRDRRFGGIKDRSDA
- the rpsB gene encoding 30S ribosomal protein S2, whose protein sequence is MGVISMKQLLESGVHFGHQTRRWNPKMAKYIFTERNGIYIIDLQKTVRMIEDAYNFVREIVADGQSVLFVGTKKQAQESIRDESERCGMYFVNQRWLGGMLTNFKTIRLRVDRLHELERMEAEGMWDVLPKKEVSHLNGEKEKLERFLGGIKDMKKLPGALFIVDPRKEKIAVAEARRIGIPIIAIVDTNCDPDEIDYVIPGNDDAIRAVKLLTSKMADAVIEGSNSVETEEKAEADNAAKAVAE
- the codY gene encoding GTP-sensing pleiotropic transcriptional regulator CodY, encoding MKTLLEKTRNINKLLQKAAGNPVDFEEMATVLSENINANCYIVGRHGKILGYTFMEGFSCAIMEDIVTKSERFPEEYNEELLRTHETKANFNQIANACIFEEDQCLFNNKLVTIVPINGGGQRLGTLVLAKFNVQFTNEDLILAEYGATVVGMEILRSKAERVEEEARKKAAVHIALGTLSYSEMEAVDHIFEELDGSEGVLVASKIADRAGITRSVIVNALRKFESAGVIESKSLGMKGTYIRVLNDNLLNEIKKLKH
- the frr gene encoding ribosome recycling factor, whose amino-acid sequence is MVEKIVNDAKNRMDGAIEVLKGELSTLRAGRANPALLDKIQVEYYGVPTPLNQVGNISAPEPRLLLVQPWDKSIIGEIEKAILKSDLGLNPNNDGNVIRIAIPQLTQERRQELVKFVKKKGEEAKVSVRNVRRDANEQLKKEEKNGDISEDDLRGTLDDVQETTNKHIEMIDQVVEHKEAEVMEV
- the pyrH gene encoding UMP kinase → MNEPKYKRVVLKLSGEALAGGNEYGISQETLNSIAKQVEQVKDAGVDVAIVVGGGNIWRGVAGSAKGMDRATADYMGMLATVINSLALQDALENHGVDTRVQTAIEMRQIAEPYIRRKSIRHIEKGRVVIFAAGTGNPYFSTDTTAALRAAEVEAEVILMAKKVDGVFDSDPVQNPGAKMYKELSYIEVLNKGLGVMDSTAASLCMDNKIPLIVFNLNQEGNILKAVMGKAIGTYVGR
- the tsf gene encoding translation elongation factor Ts, which codes for MISAKLVKELRESTGAGMMDCKKALQETNGDLDKAAEFLREKGLAAAAKKAGRVASEGVVESYIHGNGRIGVLVEINCETDFVAKTDDFKEMARNIAMQVAAANPMYVKREDVPKEQVDKERSILKSQALNEGKPEKIVEKMVEGRLDKFFKEICLLEQEYIRDPDKTVGDLITEKIATIGENISIRRFSRFELGEGMEKKEDDFAAEVQAMTQQKG
- the hslU gene encoding ATP-dependent protease ATPase subunit HslU produces the protein MENLTPREIVRELDRFIVGQSEAKRCVAVALRNRYRRKRLPEDMQDEVLPKNIIMIGPTGVGKTEIARRLAKLVGAPFIKVEASKFTEVGYVGRDVESMVRDLVDTAIRMVRNEKIGSVLFEAEKLAEDRILDIMAPMPQNDKQESNPLEFFFPNKNKQESQGDELYQQRLKRAEEKRDILKEKLKRCEMEDETIEVEVSDTRPQMLEVFSGSGMEELGINLQDILGGMMPKNKKRRRVKVREARQILSQEEAQKLIDVEEVNNEAIHRVEQEGIVFLDEIDKIAGKDSSQGPDVSREGVQRDILPIVEGSTIMTKYGAVKTDHILFIAAGAFHVSKPTDLIPELQGRFPIRVELESLDQEDFCRILTEPHNSLIKQYIALLEVEGIKINFKEDAIASIASIAFQVNTRMENIGARRLHTILEKLLEEISFNAPEFGTKEVVIDSAYVENKLAGIVKDQDLARYIL
- a CDS encoding DUF362 domain-containing protein; its protein translation is MAIKITEECLACGTCADECPVGAIMEGDDIFSINGDECTECATCLESCPTGAIIEE